The genomic stretch GGTGGGAATGTCCTCACCCTTTTCCAGGAGATGCTCGATGTAGAGCTCGGTAGCCTCCCGTGCCATCGCTATCGCCTCGTCGACGGTCTCCCCGAAGGTGACGCACCCCGGAAGGGTCGGCACGGTGACGGTATACCCGTCTTCCGGCTCTCTTCGGAGGAGGATACGGTAGTGCAAGCCTCTCGCTTCATGCTTGCCGGCAGGGCTCACGGAGTGTCTCCTCCGGAACCGTGTTTCGCTGCCGTAGCCCGACCCTTCTCAGTCAGGCGGTACTTCTGATGCCGACTGCCGGGTTTCTCAGGGATGGTGTACTCGAGCATCTGATCGGCCAGTAGTTGACGGACGACCTTATTCAGCTGACCGGAGATCTCTTTCTGTCCGAGCCCCCTTGATAATTCTGCTTTAGACCTGGGGGCAACACTCAGGAGCACCAGAACTCTCGCTTCAAGTGACTCTGGCTGTGACTCTGGCTGTGGTGTCTGGCCGGGAGCCAGAGTCCGGCGAATAATCGTCCGGAACCCATCGCTGACGGCAAACTCCGGCTCGGGCAGCCCGGCCTCGGTGCAGTGCCGGATCATGTCCCGCGTCCCCGTGCCCATCCGCTCGATGTAGCCGGCGAGATACATCGGTTCGGCGAGGAGGGGGTTCGCCGGCACCGACCCGTGGGCCTGCCGGAGTTTTTCGAGCGTCAGGGACGGCGGGAGGATGCCGGGGTTCCAGATCTCCAGGCGGTCGGAGAAGAGCATCACCTGGACACTGCCGTTGCTCGTGTAGTCGCGGTGGGCAACGGCGTTCACGATCGCCTCCGCCACCACCTCTTTGGGAATCTCGTAGCGCACCGGGGCCTGCGGGCCGGCCTCGCGGGTGCCGACCGAGAGGGCGATCTTGCTCAAGACGAAATCCACCGCCGCGTCCACAAGATCGAAGACCGTGCCCTTGTAGACCTGGTATGAGGGGATCGGTTTGGCCACCTCGGTGCCGTGGAAGTGGGCGCACTTGATCTCGGAGGAGATCAGGAACCGTTGCGGTTGTTTACCGAAGAGGAGGGCCGCGGCGTTCGTCACCCGGCCGTCGTCGAGCAGGTTCAGGTGCTCCAGCAGGTCGTGGGGAGAGGCATCGGGGGCGATGGGGAACCGGCGGGTCGCTCGGGCCGTGCGGATGAACCACGCCATCCGTTCGGGATCCAGGTCGTCGAGCGTCGCCTTCATGCACGGGGCCGCGTCGAAGGGGCTGGAGCGGATGAGCTGCTTCTCCTCCAGGTACTCAACGAGCGCCGCATACAGCCCGGCGACCAGTTCCGAGGGGGTGTTAAACCGCTTCCGGATCAGCCCGCCCTCCGCCCTGCGAACAAGCGCACGCATCTTCGGGTGGCGGGCGGCGTCGTCCGTGCCCCTGACGTAGATGAGCCGGTACTTCCCCTCGGCGGTGGCGAGGTCGAACTCCCGCTCGGTCGGGGAGAGCCCTCCGGTGTTCTCGTAACCATAGTCGTTCCCGAAGAGCCCGACATAAATGTCGCAGCGCCGGACTTCGTCGAGGTATGCAACGTCGGTGCGGCGGTCGGCGGCCGGAAGTTCCTCAAAGAGGAAGACCTCGAAGAACCGCCGCATCAGTGCGTCGCCCCGCAGGTAGTCGCGGAGAGCCGCCCGCTCGTCGGCGAACTCCTTCTGCACGCTGCTGATGAAGATGCGGACGGGGTTCATGCTACTGCTCTTACAGATGCTCCCAGACGAGTCCGAGCGCCGATCTTTTCGACTGCCATGTCTCCCCTCTGTATACCTCTGATTTCTTTCTGAGTAATCTCTCGGGAGTGAAGAAGAATCTAATGCCGGTCGATCGCGGCATCCTCTCGCAAGAGGGGTGTCGTCGCGCTACCATATCACATCATGTATCCGCCGCCGGCGAGAACCTCGATCGCCCGGCGAACTTCACCGCGCATTGGA from Methanoculleus chikugoensis encodes the following:
- a CDS encoding type II toxin-antitoxin system HicB family antitoxin, which encodes MSPAGKHEARGLHYRILLRREPEDGYTVTVPTLPGCVTFGETVDEAIAMAREATELYIEHLLEKGEDIPTEEGLLEYTLTVEAHA
- a CDS encoding DUF4062 domain-containing protein; amino-acid sequence: MNPVRIFISSVQKEFADERAALRDYLRGDALMRRFFEVFLFEELPAADRRTDVAYLDEVRRCDIYVGLFGNDYGYENTGGLSPTEREFDLATAEGKYRLIYVRGTDDAARHPKMRALVRRAEGGLIRKRFNTPSELVAGLYAALVEYLEEKQLIRSSPFDAAPCMKATLDDLDPERMAWFIRTARATRRFPIAPDASPHDLLEHLNLLDDGRVTNAAALLFGKQPQRFLISSEIKCAHFHGTEVAKPIPSYQVYKGTVFDLVDAAVDFVLSKIALSVGTREAGPQAPVRYEIPKEVVAEAIVNAVAHRDYTSNGSVQVMLFSDRLEIWNPGILPPSLTLEKLRQAHGSVPANPLLAEPMYLAGYIERMGTGTRDMIRHCTEAGLPEPEFAVSDGFRTIIRRTLAPGQTPQPESQPESLEARVLVLLSVAPRSKAELSRGLGQKEISGQLNKVVRQLLADQMLEYTIPEKPGSRHQKYRLTEKGRATAAKHGSGGDTP